Genomic DNA from Candidatus Sulfurimonas marisnigri:
CAAAAAATGGTTTGTTTTGTGGGGTACAAAAAATAGATGTTGGCCAACCTCCGGCACGACGGTTGAGCAACATGTGAACTTCTTGATAATGTTTATCTATGTCAGGTCTCTCTTCTCTATCAACCTTTATAGATACAAAATGCTCATTTAAAATATCTGCACATATCTGGTTCTCAAACACAGTCTCTTCCATTACATGACACCAGTGACATGAACTGTAACCTATAGATATAAATATTGCTTTGTTTTCAGCCTTTGCTTTAAGAAAGGCTTCGTCACCCCAAGGATACCAATCTACGGGGTTCTCTTTGTGTTGTTGTAAATATGGTGAGTCTTCTTTTTCTAATCTGTTTGACATAATATTTTCCTACATGTAAGGTGTATAAATTAATTATTTGTAGAGTATGGAAATATTGATGAGAGATTGCTTAAGTGTTTTTTATTTGATGGATTTTAAGTTTGCTATTTAAGTGTACTTTGAATAGAACTGTGATTTAGAATAGCTTTGATTTTGAGTAAACTAACTCCATTAATAGCGAGATGGGAAGTTTGAAGTTAAAAAGGTTGATTATAAGGGAAAATGATTATTTAGGAGCCCAAATTTTTCATTAAGCCTAATTGTCTTAATTATTATAAAATAAATGTAAAAAAAATTTATTATAATTGGATATAAATGGAAACTCAAAATAAAGAAAATATTGAACTAAAATTTCTTAATATAGATGACTATGATGAAATTACAGAGACTATGCTTTTATCTTATGAAACAATGCCTGAAGCTTATTGGAAAAAAGAGCAAGTAAAGTCATTGATTGATAAATTTCAAGATGGACAGGTAGTTATTAAGGTCGATGGAGAAATAGCTGGATGTGCTTTTTCTATTATTGTTAATTATGATGAATTTTCAAATCATCACACGTATAAAGAAATAACTGGAGACTATACTTTTGATACACATACAAAGGATGGAGATATACTCTATGGAATTGACGTATTTGTAAAACCAAAGTTTAGAGGGCTCAGAATTGGCAGACGCTTATATGACTATAGAAAAGAGTTGTGTGAAAACCTCAATCTTAAAGGTATAGCTTTTGGTGGAAGAATTCCAAATTATCATAAGTACGAAAATGAAATGTCACCAAAAGAGTATATTGATAAGGTCAAAAGAAAAGAGATTCATGATCCTGTGCTCAACTTTCAGACTTCAAATGATTTTCACCCATCAAAAATCTTAAAAGGTTACCTTGAAGGGGATCAAGATTCAGGAGAATTTGCAGTTTTACTAGAGTGGGATAATATTTATTATGAAAAACCGAGTAAAAAAATCAGTACAAATAAGAAAGTTGTACGACTAGGACTAATTCAGTGGCAGATGCGACCATATAAAAACTTGGAAGAACTGTTACAACAAGCTGAGTATTTTATTGATACGGTTTCAGGATACCGCTCAGATTTTGCTCTATTTCCTGAATTTTTTAATGCACCTTTGATGGCTGAAAACAATCATCTTTCGGAACCTGATGCGATAAGAGAACTAGCTAAACATACCCATGACATTATTCAAAAGCTCTCAGAGTTTTCTATATCTTATAACATCAATATCATCTCAGGTAGCATGCCAGAAATAAAAAATGGACACTTGTATAATGTTGGTTACTTATGTAGACGAGATGG
This window encodes:
- a CDS encoding carbon-nitrogen hydrolase family protein, which codes for METQNKENIELKFLNIDDYDEITETMLLSYETMPEAYWKKEQVKSLIDKFQDGQVVIKVDGEIAGCAFSIIVNYDEFSNHHTYKEITGDYTFDTHTKDGDILYGIDVFVKPKFRGLRIGRRLYDYRKELCENLNLKGIAFGGRIPNYHKYENEMSPKEYIDKVKRKEIHDPVLNFQTSNDFHPSKILKGYLEGDQDSGEFAVLLEWDNIYYEKPSKKISTNKKVVRLGLIQWQMRPYKNLEELLQQAEYFIDTVSGYRSDFALFPEFFNAPLMAENNHLSEPDAIRELAKHTHDIIQKLSEFSISYNINIISGSMPEIKNGHLYNVGYLCRRDGTIDRYEKIHVTPDEVKVWGMQGGHEIKTFDTDCGKIGILICYDSEFPELSRLLADEGMDILFVPFLTDTQNGYSRVRHCSQARAIENECYVAIAGSVGNLPNVHNMDMQFAQSMVFTPCDFAFPTNGIKAEATPNTEMVLIADVDIGLLRELHEFGSVKNLKDRRKDIFELTNKTKSI